A stretch of the Nicotiana tabacum cultivar K326 chromosome 6, ASM71507v2, whole genome shotgun sequence genome encodes the following:
- the LOC107798072 gene encoding uncharacterized protein LOC107798072 — MEDDKKTTYKDYYKVLEVEYDASDETIRLNYRKLALKWHPDKHKCNDAVTAKFQEINEAYTVLSDPDKRLEYDLNGNYEINDYTLPEYLSRFKGMILTSNGLGMSSVWSEQLTEFNKLMDK, encoded by the exons ATGGAGGATGATAAAAAAACCACCTACAAG GATTATTACAAGGTTCTTGAAGTAGAATATGATGCATCCGATGAGACGATCAGATTAAACTATAGAAAACTTGCACTG AAGTGGCATCCGGACAAACACAAGTGTAATGATGCAGTAACCGCTAAATTTCAAGAGATTAATGAAGCTTATACGG TGTTAAGTGATCCTGATAAGAGACTTGAGTATGATTTAAACGGAAACTATGAGATAAATGATTATACCTTGCCA GAATATCTATCCAGATTCAAAGGGATGATACTTACCTCTAATGGGCTTGGTATGAGTTCAGTCTG GTCAGAGCAATTAACAGAATTTAACAAGTTGATGGACAAATGA
- the LOC107798071 gene encoding uncharacterized protein LOC107798071, which yields MATGAASFSLSGATHVKACEAWSGKSSSFVKTPMVAIQRKSNSQGTNAAKLSIRSDYSDRRGGGGGGGDFVAGLLLGGAIFGTLGYIFAPQIRRSLLNEDEYGFRRAKRPIYHYDEGLEKTRQTLNKKLDQLNSAIDKVSSRLRGGNKTPSVPVETDPEEATM from the exons ATGGCGACCGGCGCTGCCTCATTTTCGTTGTCAG GTGCAACTCATGTCAAAGCATGCGAAGCTTGGTCTGGAAAGTCGTCCTCATTTGTCAAGACACCTATGGTGGCTATTCAAAGGAAATCAAACTCTCAGGGAACAAATGCTGCCAAGTTGTCTATTCGTTCAGACTACAG TGATCGAAgaggtggaggtggaggtggTGGTGATTTTGTTGCTGGTTTGCTTTTGGGAGGTGCAATATTTGGAACGCTTGGCTATATATTTGCTCCACAG ATACGGAGGTCATTGCTCAATGAAGATGAATATGGTTTTCGGAGAGCCAAGCGACCAATATACCATTATGATGAAGGTTTAGAG AAAACTAGGCAGACTTTGAACAAAAAGCTAGATCAACTGAATAGTGCCATTGACAAAGTATCTTCTCGGTTGAGAGGTGGAAACAAAACGCCTTCAGTGCCTGTTGAGACTGATCCAGAAGAAGCTACCATGTGA